A stretch of the Uranotaenia lowii strain MFRU-FL chromosome 3, ASM2978415v1, whole genome shotgun sequence genome encodes the following:
- the LOC129757055 gene encoding uncharacterized protein LOC129757055 codes for MAAKVKNVLNKKPQKTVRNVLVQPFKTKWPQITKEETINVIGLLQRLPQQFVVHGSNDVFQLLHDGQACALLLSSDFHPQIFGKQIIRMARRNLPSIQILAIDDLKWQGKLEKLVAIRKSGNKNENVAQLLVSMDEIIKVHDFEDDLSQPSLPIKKKERIAKTRTNINIEDLSKLYLKRSSNAAREFIPPVSEYSVKLTKKEKSDFSGDFISFKRPRSDDDLLSTNVSAPHNQTNLKSSKKLQIKYMSLTVNRIVGNPERKHNKKK; via the exons ATGGCTGCTAAAGTGAAAAATGTTCTGAACAAAAAACCTCAGAAAACAGTAAGAAATGTGTTGGTCCAGCCGTTTAAAACGAAATG GCCTCAAATAACGAAGGAAGAAACAATCAACGTTATTGGATTGCTTCAAAGACTGCCACA ACAGTTCGTTGTCCATGGGTCAAATGACGTCTTCCAGCTGCTGCACGATGGCCAGGCATGTGCACTATTGCTGAGTTCCGACTTTCATCCACAAATCTTTGGCAAACAGATTATACGAATGGCCCGACGAAATCTGCCTTCCATCCAAATACTCGCTATTGACGACTTGAAGTGGCAGGGAAAGCTGGAAAAACTAGTAGCGATTCGCAAATCAggtaacaaaaatgaaaatgttgctCAATTGTTGGTATCTATGGATGAAATCATCAAAGTACATGATTTCGAAGATGATTTAAGTCAACCTTCTTTACCTATTAAAAAGAAGGAACGGATAGCTAAGACAAGGACAAATATTAATATCGAGGATTTGTCTAAACTTTATCTTAAACGTAGTAGCAATGCAGCTCGAGAATTTATCCCTCCAGTTTCTGAGTACAGcgtaaaattgactaaaaaggaaaaatccgatttttcgggtgatttcattagttttaaaaGGCCTCGATCGGATGATGATCTTTTGTCAACAAATGTTTCTGCACCTCACAATCAAACCAATTTGAAGTCTAGCAAAAAGCTGCAAATCAAATATATGTCACTAACTGTAAATAGAATAGTTGGAAATCCCGAgagaaaacataacaaaaagaaatga